A window from Festucalex cinctus isolate MCC-2025b chromosome 12, RoL_Fcin_1.0, whole genome shotgun sequence encodes these proteins:
- the gsc gene encoding LOW QUALITY PROTEIN: homeobox protein goosecoid (The sequence of the model RefSeq protein was modified relative to this genomic sequence to represent the inferred CDS: deleted 1 base in 1 codon), whose protein sequence is MPAGMFSIDRILSGRPSCKEPLLLHRSGPVVLPGGLNDSIYTDYNGLYTACGPPGPGVQSLNGRVGYSGYYYGQPHVQGTGGLPCCGAVHSLSPQQCPCIAPGYTRQGSVLVSPLPHHIMSYVNMGNFSRSELQLLNQLHCRRKRRHRTIFTDEQLEALEGLFQETKYPDVGTREQLARKVHLREEKVEVWFKNRRAKWRRQKRSSSEESENTQKWNKSKKTCAGKTEERKCEVDSD, encoded by the exons ATGCCCGCCGGGATGTTCAGCATCGACAGAATCCTGTCCGGACGGCCGAGCTGCAAAGAGCCGCTGCTACTCCACCGGAGTGGCCCAGTTGTGCTGCCTGGGGGCCTCAATGACTCCATTTATACAGACTACAACGGATTGTACACCGCATGCGGACCCCCCGGCCCTGGAGTTCAGTCTCTGAACGGAAGAGTCGGATATAGCGGCTATTACTATGGACAGCCACACGTCCAAGGCACGGGAGGACTGCCGTGTTGTGGTGCAGTTCACAGCCTCAGCCCGCAGCAATGCCCCTGTATCGCGCCAG GCTATACTCGTCAGGGGTCGGTGTTGGTCTCCCCGCTGCCGCATCACATCATGTCCTACGTGAATATGGGCAACTTTTCGCGGAGTGAGCTGCAACTCCTCAACCAGCTGCACTGCCGCAGGAAGCGACGGCACCGGACCATCTTCACAGACGAGCAGCTGGAGGCCCTCGAGGGCCTCTTCCAAGAGACCAAGTACCCCGACGTCGGCACACGGGAACAACTTGCTCGAAAGGTTCACCTCCGGGAGGAGAAGGTCGAG GTTTGGTTCAAAAACAGACGTGCCAAGTGGAGGAGGCAGAAAAGGTCATCATCGGAAGAATCAGAGAACACTCAGAAATGGAACAAATCC AAAAAAACGTGCGCGGGGAAAACGGAGGAGAGGAAATGTGAAGTGGACTCGGACTGA